In Gemmatimonadaceae bacterium, the genomic stretch GCCGGCAGACCAGTGGTGGCCGGCGGAACACTATCGCCGTCAGGCGGGACCGATCGTGCAACTCAGCGAACAGACCGCGCTCCTGCGGCGCGACGACGACATTCTGTTGGCGACCGCGTCGGAGTGGCCGGCGAAGAATCATCACGTCACACGCGATGCAACGGCCGCCGTACTCGTGCGCAGCGACGCGCTCCGCCGTGTCGAACGCGTTCCGTCGCGCGCGTTCGCCGGCACGCAGGCGCTCGTGCTCACCGCGCACGTGCCCGCGAAGCCCGCGCTCATCGGCACCGAGATCGTCGCGCCGCGCGGCCGCGAATCCGCGCGCACCAGGCTCGGCATCGATCCGCCGGCGCCGCTCGCGTCGCTTCATGCAACTGAAACGGCGATGTCCGCCCCGCTTTTGCTGAGTGCCGACGACGCTCCGCCGAACAGTCCTGAAAGCGCCATCGCCCACATGCTCGGCACGACACGCGTGCGCGGCACGAAGCTCGGCGTCTACTGGGAGACGTACGGCTTCGCGCCCGGCGACTCCATCGACGTGGCCGTGGTGTTGGCGCGCCATGAACCGCTCAGCGCCATGCGCCGCGTCGGCATGTTCCTGCGCATGGCGCACGACCCGAACGGCTCGGTCACCATGCGGTGGCACGAGCCCGAGCTCGGAACGGAAGGCTGGGCGATCCCCGGCGTCGTGCCTATCCGCGCGCGCAGCATTCGCGTGGACATGTCGCGCATCGAGCCAGGGCGATACACGCTGCAGATCCTCGTGAACCGGCGCGGCGCGCTGCCGATCACATCGAAGCGCGAGTTCGTATTCGAAGGGACGGCCGATGGTGTGGCGACCGGCCGCTGAGGCGGCCGGTCAAAGCGCCTTCTTGATCGCCGCCTCGAGATTCTGCTTTCCGCCGAGTCCCGTGTAGACCACCTTGCCCGCCTTGTCGATCACGACGACGTACGACGTGGCGGGCACGTCATACGCACCGGTCGCGTTGCCCTTGGCGTCGAACACCTGCTCGCCCGGCAGCTTGTGCTTCGCCGCGAACGCCTTCACCAGCGCGGGCGACTCGTTCACCGACACCGCGACACCAACGAACTTCACCTTGCCGTCGTACTTCGTCGCGGCCGCGAGCAGCGCGGGCTCGAGCTCCTTGCAGTTCGGGCACCACGTCGCCCAGAACTCCATGACCACTGGCGACTTGCCGATGTACTGCGACAGGTCCGCCTCTTTGCCATCGAGCGTCTGCACCTTCGCGCCAGGCGCCGCACTGCCGACTTCGATGCCAAGGTCCTGCGCGCGTGCCGACGCCGGCGTGAACGCCAACACCAGCGCGGCGATCGCCACAGGCAGCGACCTGGCGTGGAGCATCTTCGATACGAAACCGCTCATAGAATCAGTTGCCCCATTTTCACGAGATAGTATTCCGCCACGCCGATCATCACGAGCGCGAACACGCGCTTGATCCACACCATCCACATCCCGGCGCGCGGCAGCCGCGCGATCGCGCCCGACGACAAGCCGACGACCACGAGCAGCGTACACATGCCGAGCGAGAACACGAACAAGTACAAAAATCCGAGGCCGGCGCTTTTCGTCGACGACACCCAGGTGAGCACCGCCGCCATCACGGGCGCCGAGCATGGCGCCGCGACGAGCCCGGACATCGCTCCCATAGTGAACGCACCGGACACGCGGCCCGCGGTTCCCGCGCTCGCCGCCCGCTCGAGAATCGCCGTCGGTACGCGTACCGGAAGCACGTCGAGCATGGCCAGCGAGGCCAGCAGCAGCACGTTCGCCATGACGAAGTACAGCCATGGATTGCTACTGACGGAACCGAACAGTGTTCCCGTCATGCCCGCGAACAGGCCGAGCGCGGAGTAAACAAGCGCGAGGCCGAGCACGTAGGACACTGTGAGGATCACGGGACGCCATCGCGCGGGCTTCGCCCCCGGATCGCCGACCGTCGTTCCGCCGACGATCGCCGCGGTGATCGGGATCATCGGATAGATGCACGGTGTCAAACTGGTCAGCACGCCGCCGGCGAAGACGAAGGGAAGCGCCTTGAGCGGGTTGCCGGAGAGATTGGGAAGCACGGAGGAGAGGTCCACGCGATGAAAGCTACGGCCAGCATCAAAATCCTGACACTCGGCGCCGCGTTCGCGTTTGCGTCGGCCGGTTTGGCGCGCTCGGCGGCCGCGCAATCGAAGCCCGACATGGGGATGATGGGCATGAGCATGGACCCCGCCTCGAGCGCCCACATGCGCATGACGCCGCCGCGCGCCGCAACGCATCAGGATACGGTGCGCGCGCTCACGGTGGCGGCGGAGCTCAAGCGCGCCATCGCGAAGTATCAGGACACGGCCGCCGCCGTTCGCGACGGCTATCGGATGTTCCTTCCGAACGTGAAGAACCAGCGCGTCTTTCATTTTACCAACACCAGCCGAGCATTCGAGGAGGCCTTCCGCTTCAATCCGGAAAAGCCGACGTCCGTCCTCTACAAGCGCGGCGCCGACGGGAAGCTTCACCTCATCGGCGCGATGTACACCATGCCGCAGCGCGCCAGCCTCGATCGATTGAATGCTCGTGTTCCGCTTTCGATTGCGCGGTGGCACCAGCACGTGAATTGGTGCCTGCCGAAGTCGTCCGAATCGCGGCGCTACGGTGAGCGGATGGCGGACGGCGCGCCGAAGTTCGGTCCCGACTCGCCGATCGCGACGAAGGCGGCATGCGACGCGGTCGGCGGCGAGTTCCATCCGACGCTGTTTGGCTGGATGCTGCACGCCAACGTGTACGACGGCGCGGAGCTGAGCACGATCTTCGGCGACGAGCCCCACTAGCGCCATCTCCCGCATTAGTTGACAGAAGCAACCATTTGGTTGACTTTGTCAACTATGCGCGACATCACCCGGCGCGCGGAGGCCGTCCGCGACTTCAACCGCTTCTACACGCGCCGCATCGGCGTGCTCGGCGACGCCCACCTCGGGAGCCCGTTCTCGCTCACCGAGGTGCGCGTCCTGTACGAGCTCGCGCATCGCGACATGCGTCGCGATGCGCCCACGGCGAGCCAGATCGCCGACGCGCTCGGCCTGGACCGCGGGTATCTCAGCCGCACGCTGCGCGCGTTCAAGCGCCGGGGGCTCGTCACCGCCACGCGGGGCGACGACAAGCGGCAAACGTTGCTGGCGCTGACGGCGGCGGGCCGGAAGGCGTTCGCGCCGCTCGACCGCGGCGCCCGCGATGCAATCGTCGAGATGCTCTCCCCGCTCGGCGACGCCGAGCAGCAGCGCATCGTCGAGGCGATGCAGACGATTCGTACGACGCTCGACGCGTCGAACGCGAGAGGTACGGAGACCATCACGCTCCGCACGCATCGGCCCGGCGACATGGGATGGATCGTTCATCGCCACGGCGTGCTGTACGCGCGCGAGTACGGCTACGATGAGCGGTTCGAGGCGCTCGTCGCGCGCGTGGTGGCCGGCTTCATCGACGACTTCGATCCAGCGCGCGAACGGTGTTGGATCGCCGAGCGGGACGGGGAGATCGTGGGCAGCGTGTTCGTCGTCGCGAAGTCGAAGACGATCGCGCAGCTGCGGCTGCTGCTCGTCGAGCCGAGTGCGCGTGGACGGGGCCTGGGCCGTCGCCTGGTCGACGAAGTGATTCGATTCGCGCGCGGCGTGGGCTACAGGAAGATCCGTCTGTGGACGCAAAGCGAGCTGACGTCGGCGCGGAAGATCTACAAGGCGGCGGGCTTCACGCTCGTGGGCCGCGAGGGGCACGAGCACTTTGGGAAGCGGCTCGAGGCGGAGGTGTGGGAACGGGGCGTCTAGGCGTCGAGGCGCCGGGGCGCATGGGCGAACGGCGCGTGATTTAGATTTCTGCGCTCGTCATACGCCCCGACGCCCCGACGCCCCGACGCCCTATGCCTCCGCCATCATTCATCTACGTCATGAAAGACCTGCGCAAGGTCGTCCCGCCCTCGCGGGAGATTCTGCGCGGCATCTGGTTGTCCTTCTATCACGGCGCCAAGATCGGCGTCCTCGGCGCCAACGGCGCCGGCAAGTCGTCGCTACTGCGCATCATGGCCGGCGTCGACACGGATTTTCAGGGCGAGGCGTGGGCCGCGGAGGGGACGCGCGTCGGCTACCTGCCGCAGGAGCCGCAGCTCGATCCCAATCTCGACGTGAGAGGCAACGTCGAGCTCGCGGTGAAAGCACAGCGCGATCTGCTCCAGGAATTTCAGGACATCTCGATGCAGTTCGCCGAGCCGATGGACGACACGGCGATGGAGAAGCTGCTGGCTCGGCAGGCGCGCGTGCAGGAGCAGATCGACGCGCACGACTTGTGGAATCTCGACAACAAGATCGAGATCGCGATGGACGCGCTGCGGTTGCCGCCGCCGGACGCCGATGTCTCGAAGCTGTCGGGCGGCGAGCGGCGCCGAGTCGCGCTGTGCCGCGTGCTGCTCGAAGAACCC encodes the following:
- a CDS encoding TlpA disulfide reductase family protein — encoded protein: MSGFVSKMLHARSLPVAIAALVLAFTPASARAQDLGIEVGSAAPGAKVQTLDGKEADLSQYIGKSPVVMEFWATWCPNCKELEPALLAAATKYDGKVKFVGVAVSVNESPALVKAFAAKHKLPGEQVFDAKGNATGAYDVPATSYVVVIDKAGKVVYTGLGGKQNLEAAIKKAL
- a CDS encoding cytochrome c biogenesis protein CcdA — its product is MDLSSVLPNLSGNPLKALPFVFAGGVLTSLTPCIYPMIPITAAIVGGTTVGDPGAKPARWRPVILTVSYVLGLALVYSALGLFAGMTGTLFGSVSSNPWLYFVMANVLLLASLAMLDVLPVRVPTAILERAASAGTAGRVSGAFTMGAMSGLVAAPCSAPVMAAVLTWVSSTKSAGLGFLYLFVFSLGMCTLLVVVGLSSGAIARLPRAGMWMVWIKRVFALVMIGVAEYYLVKMGQLIL
- a CDS encoding helix-turn-helix domain-containing GNAT family N-acetyltransferase, producing MRDITRRAEAVRDFNRFYTRRIGVLGDAHLGSPFSLTEVRVLYELAHRDMRRDAPTASQIADALGLDRGYLSRTLRAFKRRGLVTATRGDDKRQTLLALTAAGRKAFAPLDRGARDAIVEMLSPLGDAEQQRIVEAMQTIRTTLDASNARGTETITLRTHRPGDMGWIVHRHGVLYAREYGYDERFEALVARVVAGFIDDFDPARERCWIAERDGEIVGSVFVVAKSKTIAQLRLLLVEPSARGRGLGRRLVDEVIRFARGVGYRKIRLWTQSELTSARKIYKAAGFTLVGREGHEHFGKRLEAEVWERGV